The Candidatus Thermokryptus mobilis nucleotide sequence TGTTTCAGCCTGTCGTCTGTCTAAATTTTACCCTGTCCTTAAACGGCTCTTCGCGATCGGAAAAATCAGGACGATAAAAATCCGGCGACTCCTCAAATTCTTGTATCCAACCGTTTTCAAAACCAAACTTATCAAGTAATTCAATCACCGCAGCATATTCGCTGAACATTATCCGCCTTGATATCAATGGATAGTTAAACGCCTTGTTCGTTGGATAATACTGTGCCATTACACTTAAAGTGACATCCGTTCCAAGTTCTTCAGCTATCCAACGAAGTGAATCTTCGCTTCCAGCAATATCATTGGGTAAAATTAAGTGCCTTATTATTAAACCTCGTTTCAAAATCCCATCCTCTATCAAAAGTTCTGACCCAACTTGCCTCCACATCTCTTTAATCGCAAGCCGTGAATACTTAACATAGTCCCTTACCTTTGAATATCTCCACGCATTCTCATTATTGCTATACTTTATATCTGGAAGGTAAATGTCAACTATACCGTCAAGAAGCTTCAAAACCTCAACAGAATCATAGGCGTTTGTATTGTAAACAAGAGGCAACCTCAATCCATTTTCAACTGCAATATAAAGCGCTTTCACAATCTGGGGGACAAAGTGCGTTGGTGAAACGAGCCCTATATTATGACAACCCATATCCTGAAGTTCAAGCATTATCTCAGCAAGCCGTTCTATTGTAACCTCATTTTTTATCTCAACTTTCCAATTCTGACTTATTTGATAATTTTGACAATAAACGCATCTTAAGTTGCAATTCCCAAAAAATATATTCCCAGCTCCATTAACACCAACGAGCAATGGCTCTTCACCAAAATGTGGAACATAAGCAGAAACGATCGGTTTATAGCCCGAATAACATCTTGCTATCTCACCATTTAATCTATTGACGCCACAATTATGCGGACATATATTACAACTCTCAAGCATTTTTTCAAGGATTTGAACCCGCCTTTTTAATTCGCCCGACTCATACAACTTAACATATGACGGGATGAACATATCTTTGCCGAAAAATTAGTTTTTAAATTTTTGCTAATCGCCTTGCATTGTTTATCGGCAAAAACTCCCGCATATTTTCAAGGATATACCCAATTTCATCCTTCAATTCAATATAATATCTCAATTCTGTTTCCCTTTGATTTAACTCGCTTTCGTCAACACTTCTCTTATCTCCGCCCTCAATTCTATAGCCCTGTTCTATCATCTCGTTGAAAAATTGTTTTCTCCCCGTCTTCAAGTTATCCACTTGAGACTGAGACCACCCTATCACATCTTGGAGAAGTTCATAAATCTCATAAACACTTGAAGCAGTCGGATTGCCAAGGAAAATCTTCAAAAGAAAATTGAACTTCTCAACCGAAATCCCGGGACCGCCAGCCGAATACAAAAGATAAACCCTTAAAAATTCCTCACGCCACTCTTCCTTCCAAAACTTATCCCTTAAAATCGCCTTCACAAAATCGCTCTCATTTCGGAAAACAACATCTACCATCTGCGAAATCTCCTTTGACGGTTTATATTCAAGGTTCAATAACCTGACATATCTTCTGAGGTTAACATTGCCCAACCTCACGCTGAAGTTCCTCACAACGGTTTCATCCCTCCTTTTTATTGTGATGTAAAAATTCGCTTGCAAATTTCTCCGCTCAAGTTCAGAAATTATATCCTCAACATCCTGAGCGGTCAAATCAATTTCATCAAGAATTTTTGAAAATATTGCTTTGTCAGAAACTTTCGGTGTGAATGCAGGAGCAAACAAAAGGTCAATCTCATAATCTTCCCCCATCGGGTCCTTCTCCACAATCTTTGGGAATTCCTCACTGAAAAATTTATCAATCTGATCAAGCGTGTATGAGTAATGCGTAAGGATATGATTTATTATCTGATCTGTGAGTTGCCTTGGCTTCGTGAGTTCAAGTGCTATCATCTCAATTATTTTTTCCTTCATTTTCACTCCGATGTTAATTTTAAATTGTTAAGTTCATAAATTACACTTAAAATCTCGCTTCTTACCTTTTCCCTGAATTTTTCGTCCTCAATTTTTCTTCCTTCTAAATCAAGGACATAGAAAGAGTCAACTATCCCATCAACACGGGTGGAAATTTTCGCAAAATATATGTTCAAGCCAAGTTCCGACATCTTCCTCGAGACCATATAGAGGAAACCGAGCGAGTCAGGAGCGAAAACATCAATTATTGTGAAATCCTTTGAATCCTCAAATTCAACCGCAATCTTAACATCCTTCCTCGTCCTTTCAATCTTGCGTTTCCACCTTCTCCTGTGTCTTACAAAAAGTTCATCAAGATTTATCTTTCCGTTGAAAAGATCGTTCAAATCATTTTCAATTTTCTTCATCTGTTCCTTTGAAAGCTCAGCTCCTGAAACATAGTCAAACACCCTGAACTTGTCAATTACTATCCCATCCCTACGCGTGAAGATTTTCGCATCAAATATATTTGCATCATTTACGGATAAAACACCACAAATGCTCGCCAAGACAAAAGGAGCATCCTTGGTTATAACGGTTATCTCGGTGTATCCATCTTTAATCTCAAAAATTACATCCACACTTTTCTCCCCTGCTTCGGAAATTTTCCTTATGTGATTTTCTATCTCTTCGCTCGTGAAAACGCTTGAATAAGAATCACCCTCAATCAAATTTTCAAAATGATTCTCAACAATTTCCCTTGATATCTTCCCTGACAACGATTCAATAACACTCCGAATTCTCTGACTCGCCATCTCCTCAATAAAATCACGGATTCCTTCAATGTCAAGATTTCTCTCAATTACCAACCTCGCCAATTGATAAAGCTCGTCAATTAATTGTGCCTTCCAGGTTGTCCAAACGCTCGGATTAACAGCGGAAAGGTCTGCGTAAGTTAAAATGTAAAGCAAATCAAGCTGTTCGGCGTTTTCAAAGTTTGATGCGAAAGAAAATAGGGTTTCTGGGTCGTTGAAGTTTCTGCGAAAAGCTGTTTGCTCAAACAAAAGGTGATTTTTAACAAGGAAACAGACATCTTCAACGGCATCAAAATTTATACGCCTTAAAAATGCACGAGCGATTTCAGCCCCGATCTTTGAATGCTCTTCAACCTTAACCGCTTTTCCGATATCGTGAAACAATATCGCAAGGTAAAGAACATCTTTCCTTCTCAAACCCCTAAAGATTTCACCGAGCGATGATTCGCTCCTTTTTAGCTCCTGAGCGTTTTTGATAGCCCTTAAAGTGTGCTCATCAACCGTAAAATAATGATAAACGCTATGCTGTGGCAAACAAGTTAACGCCCCAAATTCAGGTATGTATTTGCCAAGTATTCCAAGCTCATGCATCAATTCAAGCGTCTCCGCAACATAACCTTCGCAATTCAAAATATCTATGAAAATTTTATCAACCTCCCGATTGTTTGAAAAATCAAGATGATCAATTAATGCGATCATTTCTTGCTTTAACTCATCGCTAAAATCAACATTATCCCTGCACCTATAGAGTAAGGCATTGAAAACATCAACTGGTGTTAATTTTCTCTGTTCCGAATTTAATATCAGCCTTTTATCATCACGAATTGAAAAAACATCGTCTATCTTTTTGATTTTCTTATGTCCTTTAAGTCCGCTGTTCTCAATCTCCGAGATGAAAAATTTATTCAGCATATAAATTTCCCTTGCTCGCAGATAATAATCACGCATGAAAACTTCAACACTTTTTCGCCCGGCGTTTTCATCTGCATATCCAAACGAATTCGCAATTTTTTCCTGAATGTTAAAATCCAAAACATCTCCAGCTCCATTCAAATGAAGTTCAATTCGGGTCTTAAGCAAAAACTCAAACGCCTCAACTATAGATGAAAATTTCTGCCGATTTATCATCCCCTTGTGATACATCAACTCAAACATCTCTTTACAAGCTGAGCTCTCCCCAGGTAGAGTCCAGAAGTCGGGGTCGGTGCCTTTCAAAATCCAAAGTAAAGTATGAACATCCCTCAAACCACCAGCGCTCTTCTTAATGTTAGGCTCAAGAAGTTTTATCGTATTCCCATACTTTTCATGCCTTAAGCGGTTGCTATTTACAATCCATCTGACAAATGCCCCATTTTTATCGCTCAATGTTTTTTCCATTATCCGCCTTTTGAAATCTTCAAATAGATTCCTATCGCCACACACAAACCTTGACTCAAGCAACGATGCCCACGATTCAAAATCCGAGCCGAAAAGTTCAAGGCATTCATCAATTGTTCTGAAACTATGCCCGATATTTACATTGAGCCCCCAAATCTGTCGGAAAAATTTAACAGCTAAATCTTCCGTTTCTTCATTCTTTCCTTCAACAAGGAGCATCAAATCAATATCAGATCTTGGACAAAGCTCAATCCTTCCATATCCGCCAAGCGCAATCAAAGCAGAGGAGGGAATTTTTAAACCCTCGTAAATTGGTTTTATCATTGAGTCAAGCGTGAGCGTTAAAATCTTCGTGGTTTCAAAAGCGCTCTTTCCTTGCTTCTGTAAAAGTTCTATTTCATAAAAATCTATCTCCATGGGCTAAAACTTTGTCTTTTCCATACAACTGGCTAAATTATTACCAAAAACCTTTTTCTAAATATGCCAAAAGAAATTAAACTTTGCAAAATTACAGATGTAAAGAGGGCAAAATCTTTCAAAATAGAGGATTTTGAAATTGCTCTTGTAAATTTAAACTCAAATTTCTTTGCCATCTCAAATATCTGTCCACACCAACATACACGAATCGTCAACGGCTCGGAAGCAATAATTGAAGGTGAAAATATAATTTGCCCGATGCACGGTTGGACCTTTGAAATAAAAACTGGGAAACCAATCTATGGCTCGGGAAGATTGAAAACCTTTGAAGTCAACATCAAAAACAACGAAATATGGATAAAACTTGATGATGGACAGGATTGAATTGACACGGGAAATTAAAAGGAAAGCGATTGAAATAGGATTTTCAAAAGTTGGAATTGCAAAGGCACAGCAGTTGGAAAACGAAGCGATAAAACTTTCGCAATGGCTTGAGAGAGGATATGAAGCGGATATGAAATGGATGCGGGAAAGCTTTGAAAAACGAATTAATCCCGCGCTTGTCCTACCGGGCGCAAAATCAATTATAAGCGTCGCATTGAACTACTTCAAAAATCTCCCACAAGCACAGAAAGAAGAAGGAAAAATCTCAATCTACGCACTTGGAATTGACTATCACATCGTTTTAAAATCAAAGCTTGAAAAACTTCGCCAATTTATCCTCAAACTCGTCCCGGAAGCAAACGCAAAAGTTTATGTTGACACGGGACCCGTGATGGAAAAGGTCTGGGCTACAAAAGCCGGCATTGGTTGGATAGGAAAAAATTCAAACTTGATAACAAGGGAATTCGGCTCTTGGGTCTTCCTTGGCGAAATCATAACTGATATTGAACTTGAATATGATGAACCTATGAGTGATTTCTGTGGCAAATGCACAAGATGTATAATCGCATGCCCAACCGAAGCGATAGTTGAACCCTATGTCGTTGACTCAAACAAATGCATCTCATACTGGACAATTGAATATAAAGGAGATGAATTTCCAGATGACTTGGGAAGGAGGTTTAAAAATTTAATTTTCGGATGCGACATCTGTCAGGAGGTTTGCCCCTGGAATCTAAAATTTCAAAAGGAAACAGAGGTTGAGGAGTTTAAGCCATTTAGTTATAATCTGAATCCAAAATTAAGTGAACTCTCAAAGCTGACTGAAAAGCAGTTCAAATCAAATTACAAATTAAGTCCGATAAAAAGAGCGAAATTTCACGGCTTCATCAGAAATATAAAAAATGCGATAAAGAACATGGTTTTAATGAAAATTTCGGAGTTGGATTTTGACTGTGCAATTTTTGATCTTGATGGTGTAATAGCGGATACATTTCAATTTCATTTTAAATCGTGGAGGAAAATATGTGAAGAATTTGGAAGGGATTTAAGCGTTGATGAATTTAGAACCATCATTTTTGGAAGAAGAGGGGAGGAAA carries:
- the queG gene encoding tRNA epoxyqueuosine(34) reductase QueG, which translates into the protein MDRIELTREIKRKAIEIGFSKVGIAKAQQLENEAIKLSQWLERGYEADMKWMRESFEKRINPALVLPGAKSIISVALNYFKNLPQAQKEEGKISIYALGIDYHIVLKSKLEKLRQFILKLVPEANAKVYVDTGPVMEKVWATKAGIGWIGKNSNLITREFGSWVFLGEIITDIELEYDEPMSDFCGKCTRCIIACPTEAIVEPYVVDSNKCISYWTIEYKGDEFPDDLGRRFKNLIFGCDICQEVCPWNLKFQKETEVEEFKPFSYNLNPKLSELSKLTEKQFKSNYKLSPIKRAKFHGFIRNIKNAIKNMVLMKISELDFDCAIFDLDGVIADTFQFHFKSWRKICEEFGRDLSVDEFRTIIFGRRGEESAKILFDGKIKDEEIKKIGARVNEIFRDIARGKLKSVDGAIEVVKILKENGIKVALATSAPDENVELIFEELNLYGLFDIVITSKDVQRGKPAPDIFILPAKRLNCRAERCIVFEDSIAGLISAKNAGMVAIGVETTLRKDELSNYADFSIKNFFELIEILKQRTLKNAGD
- a CDS encoding Rieske (2Fe-2S) protein yields the protein MPKEIKLCKITDVKRAKSFKIEDFEIALVNLNSNFFAISNICPHQHTRIVNGSEAIIEGENIICPMHGWTFEIKTGKPIYGSGRLKTFEVNIKNNEIWIKLDDGQD
- a CDS encoding radical SAM protein produces the protein MFIPSYVKLYESGELKRRVQILEKMLESCNICPHNCGVNRLNGEIARCYSGYKPIVSAYVPHFGEEPLLVGVNGAGNIFFGNCNLRCVYCQNYQISQNWKVEIKNEVTIERLAEIMLELQDMGCHNIGLVSPTHFVPQIVKALYIAVENGLRLPLVYNTNAYDSVEVLKLLDGIVDIYLPDIKYSNNENAWRYSKVRDYVKYSRLAIKEMWRQVGSELLIEDGILKRGLIIRHLILPNDIAGSEDSLRWIAEELGTDVTLSVMAQYYPTNKAFNYPLISRRIMFSEYAAVIELLDKFGFENGWIQEFEESPDFYRPDFSDREEPFKDRVKFRQTTG
- the glnD gene encoding [protein-PII] uridylyltransferase: MEIDFYEIELLQKQGKSAFETTKILTLTLDSMIKPIYEGLKIPSSALIALGGYGRIELCPRSDIDLMLLVEGKNEETEDLAVKFFRQIWGLNVNIGHSFRTIDECLELFGSDFESWASLLESRFVCGDRNLFEDFKRRIMEKTLSDKNGAFVRWIVNSNRLRHEKYGNTIKLLEPNIKKSAGGLRDVHTLLWILKGTDPDFWTLPGESSACKEMFELMYHKGMINRQKFSSIVEAFEFLLKTRIELHLNGAGDVLDFNIQEKIANSFGYADENAGRKSVEVFMRDYYLRAREIYMLNKFFISEIENSGLKGHKKIKKIDDVFSIRDDKRLILNSEQRKLTPVDVFNALLYRCRDNVDFSDELKQEMIALIDHLDFSNNREVDKIFIDILNCEGYVAETLELMHELGILGKYIPEFGALTCLPQHSVYHYFTVDEHTLRAIKNAQELKRSESSLGEIFRGLRRKDVLYLAILFHDIGKAVKVEEHSKIGAEIARAFLRRINFDAVEDVCFLVKNHLLFEQTAFRRNFNDPETLFSFASNFENAEQLDLLYILTYADLSAVNPSVWTTWKAQLIDELYQLARLVIERNLDIEGIRDFIEEMASQRIRSVIESLSGKISREIVENHFENLIEGDSYSSVFTSEEIENHIRKISEAGEKSVDVIFEIKDGYTEITVITKDAPFVLASICGVLSVNDANIFDAKIFTRRDGIVIDKFRVFDYVSGAELSKEQMKKIENDLNDLFNGKINLDELFVRHRRRWKRKIERTRKDVKIAVEFEDSKDFTIIDVFAPDSLGFLYMVSRKMSELGLNIYFAKISTRVDGIVDSFYVLDLEGRKIEDEKFREKVRSEILSVIYELNNLKLTSE